One window of the Elusimicrobiaceae bacterium genome contains the following:
- a CDS encoding zf-HC2 domain-containing protein, producing MKKECENLTLYFYGELEEQEKALFQAHLPHCPICQKELVFLQRTQEALVPPAAPQALVEAVLAQAKPVSFWRKFYKPALGLAATMAAGVCLLVLSPAKTQQPTSQSANWLAYVSVEADEEYNSFLQEFETFENGF from the coding sequence ATGAAAAAAGAATGTGAAAACTTAACTTTGTATTTTTACGGGGAATTAGAGGAGCAGGAGAAAGCCCTCTTTCAGGCTCACTTGCCGCACTGTCCTATTTGTCAAAAAGAGCTTGTTTTTTTACAAAGAACGCAAGAAGCGTTAGTTCCCCCCGCCGCCCCGCAGGCTTTGGTAGAAGCGGTGCTGGCGCAAGCAAAACCCGTCAGTTTTTGGCGCAAGTTTTACAAACCGGCTTTAGGTTTAGCCGCTACTATGGCGGCAGGGGTGTGTCTGCTGGTATTAAGCCCCGCCAAAACCCAACAACCGACGTCGCAAAGTGCTAACTGGCTGGCGTATGTTTCTGTAGAGGCTGATGAGGAGTACAACAGTTTTTTACAGGAATTTGAAACCTTTGAAAATGGATTTTAA
- a CDS encoding sigma-70 family RNA polymerase sigma factor, protein MKQRTDDELIVAFQNGNPEGFNELMYRYKNTLYQYIVAMVRDEGAAGDIFQEVFLNFYRRLSEYRPEGKLKSYLFTSAHNRILNFFRDQKQDVSLDDTDEEGKAYLQEELAGDDLQPLEHLEQAELAEKIKKAALALPQAQREVIYLKQYMTFREAAEMLNRPLGTVLADHHRGIQKMKQLLQKEAAV, encoded by the coding sequence ATGAAACAGAGAACAGACGATGAATTGATAGTCGCTTTCCAAAACGGTAATCCGGAAGGCTTTAACGAGTTAATGTATCGCTACAAAAATACTTTGTATCAATACATCGTAGCCATGGTACGCGACGAGGGCGCAGCGGGAGATATTTTTCAAGAGGTATTTTTAAATTTTTACCGACGTTTGAGTGAATATCGCCCGGAGGGAAAACTGAAAAGTTATTTATTTACCTCCGCCCATAACCGAATTTTAAATTTCTTCCGAGACCAAAAACAGGACGTATCTTTAGATGATACGGACGAGGAAGGGAAAGCATATTTGCAGGAAGAATTAGCCGGAGATGACCTCCAACCGCTGGAGCATTTGGAACAAGCGGAATTGGCGGAAAAAATTAAAAAAGCCGCTCTGGCCCTTCCTCAAGCGCAACGGGAAGTGATTTATTTAAAACAATACATGACGTTCCGCGAAGCTGCGGAAATGCTCAACCGCCCTTTGGGTACGGTCTTAGCAGACCACCATCGGGGAATACAAAAAATGAAGCAACTTTTACAAAAAGAGGCAGCCGTATGA